The following are encoded together in the Lactuca sativa cultivar Salinas chromosome 1, Lsat_Salinas_v11, whole genome shotgun sequence genome:
- the LOC111876223 gene encoding 70 kDa peptidyl-prolyl isomerase isoform X4, which yields MFKALYRRAQAYMETYDYELTELDIKKALETDPQNREVKSIHKTLKQLEAESNKRDAKLYTNMFAQMANDCSIQTKRLKIEKVEKNEKDGVMGMELEKEDQLKI from the exons ATGTTCAAAG CTTTATACAGAAGGGCACAAGCTTACATGGAAACTTATGATTATGAATTGACTGAATTAGACATCAAGAAGGCCTTGGAAACCGATCCACAAAACAG GGAGGTAAAGTCTATTCACAAGACTTTAAAGCAACTTGAAGCTGAGAGTAACAAAAGAGATGCTAAACTTTATACAAATATGTTTGCCCAAATGGCTAACGATTGTTCTATACAAACTAAG AGATTGAAGATTGAGAAAGTGGAGAAGAATGAGAAGGATGGTGTTATGGGAATGGAATTGGAAAAAGAAGACCAGCTGAAGATTTGA
- the LOC111876223 gene encoding 70 kDa peptidyl-prolyl isomerase isoform X3: MITKMQSSYVQRAQAYMETYDYELTELDIKKALETDPQNREVKSIHKTLKQLEAESNKRDAKLYTNMFAQMANDCSIQTKRLKIEKVEKNEKDGVMGMELEKEDQLKI, encoded by the exons ATGATCACAAAAATGCAATCTTCTTATGTTCAAAG GGCACAAGCTTACATGGAAACTTATGATTATGAATTGACTGAATTAGACATCAAGAAGGCCTTGGAAACCGATCCACAAAACAG GGAGGTAAAGTCTATTCACAAGACTTTAAAGCAACTTGAAGCTGAGAGTAACAAAAGAGATGCTAAACTTTATACAAATATGTTTGCCCAAATGGCTAACGATTGTTCTATACAAACTAAG AGATTGAAGATTGAGAAAGTGGAGAAGAATGAGAAGGATGGTGTTATGGGAATGGAATTGGAAAAAGAAGACCAGCTGAAGATTTGA
- the LOC111876223 gene encoding 70 kDa peptidyl-prolyl isomerase isoform X1 has product MLDVEFYNVKALYRRAQAYMETYDYELTELDIKKALETDPQNREVKSIHKTLKQLEAESNKRDAKLYTNMFAQMANDCSIQTKRLKIEKVEKNEKDGVMGMELEKEDQLKI; this is encoded by the exons ATGTTGGATGTTGAGTTTTACAATGTGAAAGCTTTATACAGAAGGGCACAAGCTTACATGGAAACTTATGATTATGAATTGACTGAATTAGACATCAAGAAGGCCTTGGAAACCGATCCACAAAACAG GGAGGTAAAGTCTATTCACAAGACTTTAAAGCAACTTGAAGCTGAGAGTAACAAAAGAGATGCTAAACTTTATACAAATATGTTTGCCCAAATGGCTAACGATTGTTCTATACAAACTAAG AGATTGAAGATTGAGAAAGTGGAGAAGAATGAGAAGGATGGTGTTATGGGAATGGAATTGGAAAAAGAAGACCAGCTGAAGATTTGA
- the LOC111876223 gene encoding 70 kDa peptidyl-prolyl isomerase isoform X2, with the protein MITKMQSSYVQRRAQAYMETYDYELTELDIKKALETDPQNREVKSIHKTLKQLEAESNKRDAKLYTNMFAQMANDCSIQTKRLKIEKVEKNEKDGVMGMELEKEDQLKI; encoded by the exons ATGATCACAAAAATGCAATCTTCTTATGTTCAAAG AAGGGCACAAGCTTACATGGAAACTTATGATTATGAATTGACTGAATTAGACATCAAGAAGGCCTTGGAAACCGATCCACAAAACAG GGAGGTAAAGTCTATTCACAAGACTTTAAAGCAACTTGAAGCTGAGAGTAACAAAAGAGATGCTAAACTTTATACAAATATGTTTGCCCAAATGGCTAACGATTGTTCTATACAAACTAAG AGATTGAAGATTGAGAAAGTGGAGAAGAATGAGAAGGATGGTGTTATGGGAATGGAATTGGAAAAAGAAGACCAGCTGAAGATTTGA